GAGTCGATCATCTCCCACATCAAACGGGAGTACAACGTCCTCATAGGCGAACGCACGGCCGAGGAGATCAAGTTCGAGATCGGATCCGCGTTCCCGCTTACCGAGGAGCTCGACGTAGAGGTGCGGGGCCGGGATCTCACCACCGGGCTGCCGCGCACCTTCCAGGTGTCCTCGGAAGAGGTGCGCACGGCCATCGAGGAGCCCACGCTCGCCATCATCCAGGCGATCAAGTGGACGCTCGAGAAGACGCCGCCGGAGCTCGCCAGCGACATCATGGAGTACGGCATCGTGCTCACCGGTGGCGGCGCACTGCTCAGGTCGCTGGATGAGCGCCTTCGCGCCGAGACCGGCATGCCGGTGCATGTGTCGGAGAATGCGCTCATCAACGTGGTGTTGGGCTCGGCGCAGGCGCTCGAGGAGATCGACGTCCTGAAGAAAGTCCTGACAGTCTCCCACTAGCGGCGGAGGACGCTCATGCGCATCGGGCAGTCCGAGCCGAGACGGCGCAAACCGATACTCCTCATCGTCCTGGTGGCGATCTCACTGGTGATGCTCACGATGTACTTCCGTGAGAGCGACGCCGGTCTGCTCCACACTGCCCGTCGGGTCACGCTCGAGGTCACCTCTCCGATCGCGCGTCTGGGGACGATCATCACCTCGCCGGTGCGCGCGGTGGGCGACTACTTCGAGGACGTCGGCGCATCGCGGGAGCGCGTTCTGGCGCTCGAGCAGCAGAACGAGGAGCTGCGGGCCCGGCTCGCCGAGCTGGAGGAGGCGCGTCAGGAGAACGAACGCCTCCGCGCCCTCGTGGACTTCGCCGAGGAGCGCAAGTTCGCCAAGCTCGGCGCCGAGGTCATCCGCCGTCCGGTGAGCATCTGGGAGGGTGTCATCGTCATCGACCGCGGGTCGGACGATGACGTCGAGCCCGGTATGCCGGTCATCGCCGCGCAGGGGCTCGTTGGCCAGGTGGCCGATGTGTCCTCGAACTCGGCCACGGTACGTCTGATCAGCGACCAGCAGAGCGGTGTGTCCGTGATCGTGCAGTCCACGCGCACACCGGGCGTCGTCCGTGGGTCGCTCGACGGGTCCCTGTCGCTTGACTTCGTGGACCGGGCGTACCTGCCTGTCGAGGGTGACGTGGTGATCACGAGCGGGCTCGGCGGGGTGTACCCCGGCGGCATCGTCGTGGGCGACGTGATCTCGGTCGATGATCGTCACGGAGAGCTGTATCCGCGCATCAACGTGGCCTCTCGCGTGCCGATCGGTTCCATCGAGGAGGTCTTCGTGCTCGTGGGTGCAGTGGTGGAAGCCGATCCGGGGGAGATCGAATGACGCGCTGGTGGACGACCGCGGGTGCGCTTCTCGGCGCACTGGTCTTGCAGGTGATGATCGCACCGCACATCGCCGTGTTCGGCATATCCCCGAACCTGCTGCTCCTCGTGGTGATCACCCTCGCGTTCGTGGAGGGGCCGTCCGAGGGAGCCACGGCGGGTTTCGTTGCGGGCCTGCTGCTCGATCTTC
Above is a window of Anaerosoma tenue DNA encoding:
- the mreC gene encoding rod shape-determining protein MreC is translated as MRIGQSEPRRRKPILLIVLVAISLVMLTMYFRESDAGLLHTARRVTLEVTSPIARLGTIITSPVRAVGDYFEDVGASRERVLALEQQNEELRARLAELEEARQENERLRALVDFAEERKFAKLGAEVIRRPVSIWEGVIVIDRGSDDDVEPGMPVIAAQGLVGQVADVSSNSATVRLISDQQSGVSVIVQSTRTPGVVRGSLDGSLSLDFVDRAYLPVEGDVVITSGLGGVYPGGIVVGDVISVDDRHGELYPRINVASRVPIGSIEEVFVLVGAVVEADPGEIE